The following coding sequences are from one Candidatus Zixiibacteriota bacterium window:
- a CDS encoding T9SS type A sorting domain-containing protein, giving the protein MTQAVPTKFALDQNYPNPFNPETNISFYLSEKSEVNLAIYNILGQKVRTLAEGPMESGSHTVTWNGKNESGSSVASGIYFYKLNAGDNTVTKKMTLLK; this is encoded by the coding sequence ATGACTCAGGCTGTTCCCACAAAGTTCGCTTTGGATCAGAACTATCCTAACCCGTTCAACCCGGAGACTAATATTTCCTTTTACCTGTCTGAGAAATCAGAGGTAAATCTTGCCATATACAACATACTTGGACAGAAAGTCAGGACTCTGGCCGAAGGACCAATGGAGTCTGGCTCTCATACTGTCACCTGGAACGGTAAAAATGAATCTGGCTCCTCGGTTGCAAGCGGAATATATTTCTACAAGCTGAACGCCGGTGATAATACTGTTACCAAGAAGATGACCCTTCTGAAATAG